GCACCAGATTGGTGCGAATCAGCGTCCCCTCGAGGTCATAAAATGCTGTTGGTCGGCTCATGGCGCGGCTCGAAGCGGGCGCGTGGGCGGGGCACACTCCCCCCTCCGCTGCCTTCGACGCAAGGCCGGCTGTGTAACAGCAGCCTTCGGCCAGCGTCAAGGCGCGCCGGCGGCGGTCGACCTCTCCGGCGCTCGCTCTCGGTGCTGGCCCTCGGCGAGGTTGCCCTCGGCGAGGTTGCCTGAGGCGGCGCTGGCGGGCTAGACCACCGAGATTCGTTTCAGTCGAAGAACGACCTGCGCAGGGAAGGCGGGCACGCGGCATGTCGCCGATGATCGAGCTTTGGCGCGTCAGCAAGCGCTTCGAGGGCCGTGCGGCGCTCGATGAGCTGACCCTGAGCGTGGCGCAGGGTCAAACGCTGGCGCTCCTGGGTCCCTCGGGATCGGGGAAGACGACGACGCTGAGGCTGATCAATCGCCTCGTCGAGCCGGACGGGGGCGCGGTGCTCTTTCAGGGGCAGAACGTGCGTGAGGTCGATCCGGTCACCCTGCGGCGCCGGATCGGCTACGTGATCCAGGACGCGGCGCTCTTTCCCCACCTGACCGCTGGCGAGAATGTGGCCCTCGTGCCGCGCCTCTTGGGCTGGGCGCCGGCGCGGCTGCGCGCGCGCGTCGAGGAGCTCTTCGCCTGGGTCGACCTGCCGGCCGAGGCCTTCGCGGGCCGCTATCCCGCGCAGCTCTCGGGGGGGCAGGGCCAGCGGGTGGCGCTGGCGCGGGCCTTGGCCGCGGATCCCGAGGTCGTCCTGATGGACGAGCCCTTCTCAGCGCTCGATACGATCAGCCGGCGCCGCCTGGAGCAGCAGTTCCTGGCGATCAAGCGCGAGCTGCGCAAGACGATCGTCCTGGTGACGCATAACATCGGCGAGGCCTTTCGGCTGGCCGATCAGGTCGCCGTGCTCGCGGAGGGGCGCTTGCAGGCGCTGGGCACGCCGGCCGAGCTGCGCGCGGAACCCGGCAACGAGCTGGTCAGCGACCTGCTGCGCTCCCTGCCCGGCTTGGAGGCCTGAGATGAGACGCTGCCGGCGCTCCTCCGCGAGGCGGCGGTCGTTTGGGGCACGGCGCGCCTGCGTCGTCGCGGCGGCCCTTGCGCTTGCCCTCCACCTGGGTGGCGTTGGGAGCGTTGGCGGCGCTGGTGGCGCGAGCGCGCTCGCCGCCACGCCGAGTCCTCCGCGGCTGGTGGTCGGCGCCAAGCGCTTCACCGAGAGCGCGATCCTCGCCGAGGTGCTGGCGCAGCTCGTCGAGCGCCACCTCGGGCTCGAGGTCGACCGCCGCTTCAATCTGGCCGGGACCGACATTTGCTTCGGTGCGCTGACCCATGGCGCGATCGATCTCTATGTCGAGTACAGCGGGACGGCGCTGCGCAGCATCCTCGGCGATCGGCGTGCGCTGGCCGCGGCGCCGGCGCTGGTGACCGTGCGCGCCGCGCTCGAACGACGCTTCGGCGTCGCCGTCCTGGCGCCGCTCGGCTTCGACAACACCTATGCCTTGGCGATGCGTCGCGATCGCGCCTTCGAGCTCGGGATCACGCGCATGAGCGACCTCGCCCGGCGGCCGCTGCGCTTCGGTTTCTCGCCTGAGTTCGTTGGGCGCGCCGACGGCTTGCCGGGGCTGCGGCAGCAGTACGTGCTGCAGGTGGGGCAGCTCGTCGAGCTCGATCATGATCTCGCTTATCGCGCGCTGGAGGAGGGCGCGATCGACGTCCTCGACGCCTACGCCACGGACGCCAAGCTGAGCGGTGAGCGGCTGCTCGTGCTCGTCGATGACCAGCACTTCTTTCCGCCCTACGACGCCGTGCCGCTGGTGCGGCGCGACGCGCTGCGACGCTTCCCGGGGCTCGAGTCGACGCTGTCCTTGATCGCCGGGCGGATCGACGCCGACACGATGTGCCAGCTCAATGCCGAGGTCGAGGGCCTGGGCCGTACGCCGAACAGCGTCGCCGCGCGGCTCCTGTCGCGCCTCGGCCTCGGGACGGTCGCGGTCCATCACGACGCGCGGCCGCGTAGCTTCGGCGGCCTGATGCGGGCGCGGGCGCGCAAGACGCTGAGCCTCGCCGGCCAGCACCTGCTCCTGACCGGCGTGGCGACGCTGCTGGCCTGTCTGATCGGCGTGCCCTTGGGAATGCTCGCCGCCCGTCGCGCACGGCTCGCGAGCCTGGTGCTTGGCCTCGCCGGGGCGCTGCAGACGGTGCCCTCGCTCGCGCTCCTGGCCTTCATGTTGCCCATCTTCGGCATCGGCACGCGACCGGCGATCGTGGCCTTGTTGATCTATGGGCTGCTGCCGATCGTCCGCAACACGATCACCGGACTGCGCGCCGTTCGCCCGCGCCTGCTCGAGGTCGGGCTGGGGCTGGGGATGACCCGGGGCCAGCTCCTGCGGCGGGTCGAGCTGCCCTTGGCCGTTCCCGTGATCCTGGCGGGTGTTCGCACCGCCACCGTGATCACCGTCGGCACGGCCACGCTCGCCGCCTTCATCGGCGCGGGCGGGCTCGGTGAGCCGATCGTCAGCGGCTTGAGCATGAACGACTTTCGCCTGGTGCTCAGCGGCGCGCTGCCGGCGGCCCTGCTGGCGCTGGCCCTCGATGCAGCGCTCTTTGCGCTCGAGCGCCTCGCCACGCCGCGCGGCCTGCGCCTCCCGCCGGCCGCGCCGCGACGGTGACCTGACGGTGACCTCGCGGCGCTAGCCTGCGGGGATGAAGATCCTGCTGGTCTATTCGGCCTTTCCCGTCAGTTACTGGGGCTTCCAGCACAGCATGCCCCTGATCGGTCGAAAGGCCTCACTGGCGCCGCTGGGGCTGATCACGCTGGCGGCCTTGCTGCCCCGCTCGTGGCAGCCGCGGCTGATCGATCTCAACGTGCGGCCGCTCGACGATCAGGACCTGCTCTGGGCGGAGGTCGTGTTCGTCGGCGGGATGCGCATCCAGGCGCCCTCGATGCACGAGGTCGTGCGGCGAGCCCGCGCCTTCGGGCGCCGCACCGTCGTCGGTGGGCCGGCGCCGACCACGACGCCCGAGGAGTTCGCCGACGCCGACGTCGTGTTCTGCGGCGAGGCAGAGGGGCGGATCGACGAGCTGGTAGCAGCGTTGACCCTGCCGCGTGGCGAGAGGCGTGTGCTCGTCGCCGAGGAGCGTCCCCCGCTCGCGAGCAGTCCGATTCCGCGCTTCGAGCTACTGGACCTCGAGGCCTACGCCTCGATCAGCGTGCAGTACTCGCGCGGCTGTCCCTTTCAGTGCGAGTTCTGCGACATCATCGAGATCTTTGGCCGCGTGCCGCGGGTCAAGGCGCCCGCGCAGGTGCTCGCCGAGCTCGACGCGCTCTATGCCTGTGGCTATCGCGGGTCGGTCTTCTTCGTCGACGACAATTTCATTGGCAACAAGGCGTCGGTGCGCGCGCTGCTCGCCGCGCTCGAGCCCTGGCAACGGGCGCGGGACTTCCCCTTTGAGCTCTACACTGAGGCCAGCGTCAACCTCGCGGCGGATAGCGAGCTGGTCAGCGCCCTGGTGCGGGCGGGGTTCACGGCGGTCTTCCTCGGCATCGAGACGCCCTCGGCCACCGCGCTCGCCGCCGCCGGCAAGCGTCAGAACCTCGCGCTCGACCTCCACGAGGCCGTCGAGCGCCTGACGGCGGCCGGCCTCGAGGTGATGGGAGGCTTCATCGTCGGCTTCGACAGCGATGGCGTGGAGGCCTTCGCGGCCCAGCGCGCCTTCCTCGACGGCGCACCCTTGCCGCTGGCGATGATCGGCCTGCTCATCGCGCTGCCGGGCACCGCGTTATGGCGGCGCCTCGCCCGCGAAGGGCGCCTGCGCAGCAGCACCAGCGGTGATCATTTCGCCCGCCCGAACTTCGAGCCGGCGATGGATGAGGCGCTGCTGCTCAGCGGCTACGCCGCGCTGCTCGCCGCGCTCTATTCGCCCGCGGCCTACTACGCGCGCTGCGCGGCCTTCGTCGGCGCGGCGCCGCGTCTGCCCGGCGGCGGCAAGCGGCTGCGCGCCTGGCACCTGATGACGATGGCGCGCTGCGTCTGGCAGGTTGGCATCCGCGCTCCCTACCGGCTTGAGTTCTGGCGCCTGCTGGCGCGAGCCCTCCGGCAGGCGCCCCATCAGCTCACCTGGGTCGTCGGTCACGTCGTGATGGGCGAGCACATGATCCGCTACACGCGCGAGCAGGTGCTGCCGCGCCTGGCCCAGGCGCGGGCCGAGCTGGCGCTGGAGCGTGCGGCAGCGGCCGACGCGCCGGGCGTGCCGGCGCCGGCTCGGCGCCAGGGCGGGGCGCCGCGGTCGGGCCAAGCGGCGGCGGTCGCGGCGCTCCACGCTGAGGGCTAGCCGCGCGCTCGCTGCTGCGCAAGAATAGCCCCGCGCGGTCGCGGCGGTCGCTCCCGCGCAGGGCGCCCGACAGCATCATGGCACGCAGGCTCAAGCACCATAGTTTGCTGCGCACGGGCGCCCTGCTCTGGCTGCTCTTGGCGGCGGTGATCGTGCCTGCGCTGCTCTCGTTGGCGGTGGGCATCATCGCCCTGGTGCTCTGGCGCGCGCCCTTCGACATTGTCTTCGGCGTGCTGGTGCTCTGCTTCGCCGCGATGGTGCTGACCGGCGGTGTGCTCTCGATGCTCTATCTGCGCCGGACGGCACGCCTCGCCGAGATGCAGACGGACTTCATCGCCAACGTCTCGCACGAGCTACGCACGCCGCTGGCGGGTATACGCCTGCTCGTCGAGACGTTGACGCTCGGTCGTGCACCTGCCCCCGAGCAGCGCAACGCGGTGCTGAATCGGCTGGCCGCCGAGGTCCATCGACTCGAGGACCTGGTCGCCCGGATCCTCAGCTGGCGGCGTCTCGAGAGCGGAGCCGCGGTGCTGCAGCGTGAGCCCCTGCAGCTCGCCCCGCTGGTCGAGGAGGCAGTCGCGGCGGTCTTGGCGCAGACGACCGCTGGGCCCGCCCCACGGCTCGAGGTCGACCTCGCCGCGGAACTTCCGCCGATCGATGGCGATCGCGAGGCGCTGCTGGCCGCGCTGCGCAACCTCTTGCACAACGCGATCAAGTTCGGCGCGGATCGCGGGCCGGTGCGGATCGAGGCGCGTGGCGTGGCGGGCGAGGTGGTGGTGGCCGTGCGGGATCAGGGACCTGGGATACCGCCGAGCGAGCGAAAGCGGATCTTTGAGCGCTTCTACCGCGTCCCGGCGCACGACCCCGCGCGCCAGGGCACTGGCCTGGGCCTGGCGATCGTGCGGCGCGTCGTGCAGGGGCATCGCGGCAGGCTGCGCGTGGAGAGCGAGCAGGACGCCGGTACGACCTTCACGATGCACCTTCCGGTCGGGAGGGCCGCGCGCCGTGGTGGTCCGCGATGACCAGCGCCCTCGCGACGATTCTCGTGGTCGAGGATGACCCTTCGCTGGCGCTCGGGTTGCAGCTCAACCTGGAGGCGGAGGGCTACCGGGTGCTGTTGGCGCGGGACGGCGCCGACGGTCTGCGGCAGGCGCTGGCGAGCGCGCCCGACCTGATCGTCCTCGACCGCATGCTGCCGCGGATGGAGGGGCTCGACCTGCTGGCGGAGGTGCGCGAGCGTGGCCACGAGATGCCGGTGATCATCGTGTCGGCGCGCGGCGAGGTGCACGACAAGCTCGACGGGCTCGGGCTCGGCGCCGATGACTACATGACGAAGCCCTTCAGCGTGGCCGAGCTGGCGGCCCGGATCCAGGTGGCCCTGCGGCGCAGTCGGCGCAGCGGGCGCGCGGCGGCCGTGCTGCGCTGTGGGGAAGTGGAGCTCGATCTCGATGGTCATCAGGTGCGGCGCGCGGGGCAGGAGGTGCTGCTCACCGCCAAGGAGTTCGACCTGCTGGCCTACCTGGCGCGCCACCCGCGGCGGGTTCATTCGCGGGACCAGCTCCTGGTCGCGGTTTGGGGCGACGACTACGAGGGCACAGCGCGCACAGTCGATAACTTCGTCCGCAGTCTGCGCGTCAAGCTCGAGCGCGATCCGGCGCACCCCGACTATTTGGTCACCGTGCGCGGTGCGGGGTACCGTTTCGACCTCCCCGTCTGAGCCGCGAAGCGATTGAGCCGGCCCAGGGGTTGAGGTACGAGGGGCCCAATGCGACGGCGTTCACCACCACGTTCACGACCAGCGCTTGCCGGCGGGCGACGCGCGGTCCGCGGCCGCTGGGTGGTGCTGCTGGCGCCCTGGCTGCTGCCGCTGGCGGTGCTGTCCTCTGCGAGCGCCGCGCCGGTGGACGGAGGTGCCGGTCGGCCTCGCGATCCCGACGCGCTGGCTGTGCGGATGGTGCTCGAGGACACGCCCCGCGGTCGCGAGGCGCTAACGCGGGTCCAGACTTATTTCGCGGCGGTGCCGCGCCGACTGGGGATCGCGCTGCAGCTCGAGCTGGGGCTCGATAGCGAACCAAGCCAGCGCGGCGCGCTGGAGGGCTGGCGCGAGATGGTCGCAGCCGAGCGGGCGCGCAATCCGGCGCTGCCGCTGGTGATCGCCGCGGAGGAGCGCAACGCGGGCTTCATCGGCCCGCTGCTGCGGGTCGGTCTGGGCGCGCTGCTGGCGAGCCTCGACGACGCCGTGTTGATGGAGGCCGACAAGCTGCAACGCTCGTACGCGGGTTCGTCGCCCGCGGCGGCGCCGCCAGGCGCGGCCCCAGCGGGGTCGGCGTCGCTTGATTCGTCATTCCCTGCTGCGGGCGCGCGCCTGCCTCCGCGCGACGTCCCGGCGATCGGCCTGTCCTACGCACTGGCGCTGCTGGGGGGGGGCTTGCTCGCGGCCTTGGTCTGGTGGTGTGGGGGCCCGCGATGCACGGTCGCTGGCGCTTCGGCGAGCGTGCCGTCAGCGACGGCTGGCGCGCCGCGTCGTCGTCGGCGGCGGCGATGACGACCCTCGCCGAGCAGCAGGGACCCACGCCGGCGCGCTGGAGGCGCGTCCTCGGCAGCCGCCCGCTATGGTTGGTCCTGCTGAGCCTGGGCGCGACCTGCTGGGCGTTGCAGGCGCCCTTTTACCTCGACGCCGTCTCGCGCATCGGGCTGAATCCGGACCTGCGGCAGCTCGGTCACCTCTGGGATCGGCTGATCTACCCGCCCTCCGAGTACTTCAACTTCGACCGCAACGATCCGTCGCGGCCGGTGGTCTTCGCGCTCTACACGCTGATCTGGTGGCTCGCGCCCAATCAGCCCTTTGGCTTCACGCTCTTCAACCTGCTGCTGCACGCGTTGAACGCGGTGCTGGTCTTTGTCTGCGCGCGCTGGCTGCTGGGCCGGCTCTGGCCGGAGCGTGCCGCGGAGACGCCCGCCTTCGTGGTGGCGGCGCTCTTCGCGCTCTCGCCGCTGAACGTCGGCACGGCGATCTACAGCTATGCGCTGACGGACGTGTTGGCGTTGACTTTCAGCCTGCTGGCGTTGATGGCTTTCGTGCGCGGCAGCGAGCGCGGGCGCTCGAGCGCGATGCCGTGGCGCTGGCGCCTGGCGGCGTGGAGCAGCCTGCTCGCGGGTCTCTTTGCCAAGCAGTCGCTGGCTGTGCTGCCGCTGGCGATCGTGGCGGCTGACTACTTCGTGCTGGCGGCAGGGCGTTGGTCGGCCCTGCGTCGGCAGGCGCTGACGCACCTCGGCCTCTTCGCCATCGTCGGGGCGTATCTCGCTTGGCGACAGAGCTACTTCGGCCTGATCGGGGACGTCGAGGGCGTGCGTTACCTTTGGAACCGCTGGGACTACCTGGCCGCGCAGCCGGAGGTGGTGCTGCGCTACATCGGTGGGCTCTTGGTGCCGATCGACCTGAGCCTCGACCACGCCTTCGGCAGCCACGTGGCCGGGAGCTGGTTGCCGCGCGTGGGCCTGCCTTGGGTGGTCTTGCTCGCTCTGCTCCTGGCGACGCTGCGGCTGGCGCTCAAGGGCGGGGCCTTCGCAGCCTCAGCGGCCTGCGCGCTGCTGTGGTTCTTTCTGCAGCTGGCGCCGACCTCGAGCCTGATGCCGACGGTCGACGCGATGGTCGAGCGCCGGGTGTACCTGCCCAGCGTCGGGCTCTATCTATTTCTGGTGCTGGTGGTAGAGCAACTGCGGCAGGCGACCCGCTCGAACGCGGGCGGAGGCCGAGCGCACCGGCGCGAGCGGCTCTGGCACTACGGGCCGGCGCTGCTGGCGGGCCTGGTCCTCTGCGCCTTCGGCCTGGTCTCGGCGCGGCGCAGCTACCAGTTTCGGGATCCGGTGGCGACGTGGCAGAGCGTGGTCGCGCTCTACCCCGATAGTCCGCGCGCGTTGAGCAACCTCGCCGCGGCCCAGCTCGACCGGCGCCATTACCGAGCGGCGCACGCGCTCTTTCAGCGCGCGACCAAGCTGCAGAGCGCGGCCTTCAGCGATTGGTACAACCTCGGTGACATCTATGAGCGGCGGGACAGTGGCTTCTACGATCCCGCGCGCGCGACGCTGATGTATCGCCGAGCGCTGGCGGTCAACCCGGGCTACGCGCTGGTCTTCTTCCGCCTGGCGCGGCTGCTGCAACTGCGCGGCGAGTTCGACGAGGCGCGGGAACTCTATCGGCGCAGCATCGGCGCCGGCGTGGAGCTGGTCGATAGCTACAACAACCTCGGGCTGATCGAGCTCGAGCAAGGGCGGCTCGGCGCCGCGCGTCAGGCCTTCCAGCAGGCCCTGACCCTCGCGCCTGGCTACGCACGAGCGCGGCTCAACCTCGAGCGGCTGGAGCAAGTCCAGGGCGCTCGCTAGGCGGTGCTCGCCCGGCGCGCACGGGCAGCGGAAACCCAGCGTCCGTCAGAACGCGTCGTCGGTCGTGGCGTGCGCCACGCCCAGGCCCGCGGCGCGCGCGAGGCGCAGCAGGCGGGGGTCGAGCAGCGAGGCGGGCTGCACGTTGGCCAGCGCCTTGCGCATGCGCTGCTTCAGGTCGGGGTCGTCGTGCTCGAGCGTGGCCAGCAGGTGCTTGATCACCTGGCGGCGGCGGTCGCTCGCGCCGCAGTGCGGGCTGGCGCAGGGAATCACCGCGAGCTGTCGTGCTGCCGCGTAGGCCGCGATGTCGCGCTCGAGCGCGTAGCAGAGCGGCCGGATCACGGTCGGCGGGCCATCCTTCGGCGCCAACGCCGGGGCCATCGCGCGCAGCGTCCCAGCGTAGAAGAGATTGATCAGCAGCGTCTCCAGCAGATCGTCGAGGTGGTGGCCGAGCGCCAACTTGGTGAAGCCCTCGCGCCGCGCCAGCGTGTAGAAGGCGCCGCGTCGGATGCGTGAGCAGAGCGGACAGGCGGCCTGTCCCGGGGCCAACTTCTCGGCGACGAGCTGCTCGACCGGCGCGCGCAGTAGGTGGATGCGCACGCCGCGCTCCTCGGCGAAGCGACGGACGACCTCGGGTTGGTAGTCGGCGTAGCCAGGGTCGAGGTTGACAGCCTCGAGGGTGAAGGCGATGGGTGCCCGGCGCTGCAGCCGCAGCAGCAGCTCGAGCAAGGTCGCCGAGTCCTTGCCTCCCGAGAGCGCGACCAGCACGCGGTCGCCGGCGGTGATCATCCCGAAGTCGGCGACGGCCTGGCCGAGCGCGCGGGCGAGCTTGCGCTCCAGGCGCGGCAGCTCGTCTTGCGTCGGCTCGAACTGCGTCGGGATCGCGCGGTCGGTGCTGGTGGAGGGCGCCATCATCGTCTCCTGATAGTCGATCCGCCGCGCCCCGGCAATCGCCCCCGGCAATCGCCCCCGGCAATCGCCCCCGGCGCGCGCTAGCGGCGCGCGTAGATCTCGTCGAAGGTCCCGCCCTCGGCGAAATGCTCGGCCTGGGCGCGGGCCCAGCCGCCGAAGGCCTCCTCGACGGTGAAGAGCGCGACCGGCGGGAAGCGCTCGGCGAAGCGTGCCAGCAGCGGCGCGGCGCGCGGCCGATAGCCCTGGCGCGCGGCGAGCTCCTGGGCCGCATCGGTGTAGAGAAAGCGCAGGTAGGCCTCCGCCAGGGCGCGGCTCCGATGGCGGTCGACGTTGCGGTCGACGAGCGCCACCGGCGGCTCGGCGAGGATGCTGAGGGAGGGGCGCACGAGCGCGAAGCGCCGGGCGCCGAGGGTTTGCAGCACCAGCAGCGCCTCGCTCTCCCAGGCGATCAGTACGTCGCCGATGCCGCGCTGCGCGAAGGTCGTGGTCGCTCCGCGGGCGCCGGCGTCGAGCACCGGGACATTGCGATAGAGCGCCCTGACGAAGGTTCGCGCCCCTTCGGGCGTGCCGCCGGGGCGGCGCAGCGCATAACCCCAGGCGGCGAGGTAGTTCCAGCGCGCCCCGCCGGAGGACTTCGGGTTGGGCGTGATCACCGCGACCCCGGGTCGCACGAGATCGTCCCAGTCGCGCAGCTGCTTCGGGTTGCCGCGGCGCACGAGGAAGACGATCGTCGAGGTGAAGGGCACGCCCTGCTCGGGCAGGCGCCGCCGCCAGTCCGCGGCGAGCAGCCCCGCACGCGCAATGGCGTCGATGTCGTAGGCCAGGCCCAGCGTCACGACGTCCGCCTCGAGCCCGTCGATCACCGCGCGCGCCTGCTTGCCGGAGCCGCCATGCGATTGATGGATCGTCACCGATCGACCGGTCCGTCGCCGCCAAGCCCGGGCGAAGGCCGCGTTGAGCGCGCTGAAGAGCGCGTGCGTCGGATCATAGGAGACATTGAGCAGCGTAGCGTCGCCCCTTCCCGAACCCCGCTCACCGTGGCAGGCCGTCAAGAGGACGAGGCTGGCGACCGCGAGTCGCGGCCTGGCGCGCGGGCGCTCGCGGCCGCTGATGCGCATGTGCATGGGCGTCCTTTCAACGTCGAAGCGACGACGCGGCGATCCTGCAGCCAACTGAGGCGCTCGAGCTCAGCACCCTGACCGCCGGGCAGGTGCTTGCTCGTCATCCGGCTACGACCGGAGGTGCGCTGAACGTGATAGCCGACGACGCAGGTGGAGGCCAAGCGAAGGGTGGCGAGCGCCGCTCTCCGCGCCCAGCCCGTCGGCGCGACCGCTGGGCCGCCACACCGAGGCAACGCGCGCTGCGCGGCGCCGTGCCTTCCCCGCGCCCTGGTTGACGAGCGGCGGCGCTAATGGCGGATTGCCAAAAACCGGCCGAGTTGCGACCATGCCCGCCCGTGGGTCGGCAGCGCGCGTCGCACCGGCGGCGGGTGCGCCCAACGCCCGCCCGCCGCGAGCTGCGCCGACGACGGTTGCCCCAAGAATGACGGGCTATCCCAAGGACGAAGTGGTGACGACAAAGAGCGGGCCCGAGGCCCAAGCCCTGCCGCAGGAGAGCTTCAGCTACGACGACGGGATCGTGCGCCGTTTCGTCTTGGCGACGGTCGTCTGGGGTATCGTGGGGATGACCGTCGGCTTGCTGCTGGCCTTGCAGCTCGGACTGCATCAGCTCAATTTCGGGCTGCCCTGGACGAGCTTCGGCCGCTTGCGACCGCTGCACACCAACGCGGTGATCTTCGCCTTCGCCGCCAACGGCATCTTCGCCGCCGTCTATTACTCATGCCAGCGCCTGCTCAAGGCGCGGATGTTCTCGGGCTTGCTCAGCGCGATCCACTTCTGGGGCTGGCAGGCGATCATCGTCGCGGCCGCGATCACGCTGCCGCTCGGCTATACGCAGGGCAAGGAGTACGCCGAGCTCGAGTGGCCGATCGACCTCGCGATTGCCGTCGTCTGGGTCGTGTTCGCGATCAATGTCTTCGGCACGATCGCCCGCCGCCGCGAGCGCCACCTCTACGTCGCGATCTGGTTCTACATCGCCAGCATCGTCACGGTCGCGCTGCTCCACATCTTCAACGGCCTGGCGATTCCCGCCGGTGCGCTGAAGAGCTATTCGATCTACGCGGGCGTCCAGGACGCCTTCATGCAGTGGTGGTACGGCCACAACGCCGTCGCCTTCGTCCTGACCACGCCCTTCCTCGGCATGATGTACTACTTCTTGCCCAAGGCGGCCGAGCGCCCGGTCTTCTCCTACCGGCTCTCGATCCTGCACTTCTGGACGCTGGTCTTCCTCTACATCTGGGCCGGGCCGCACCACCTGCACTACACGGCCCTGCCGAGCTGGGCCTCGACGCTGGGGATGGTCTTCTCGCTGATGCTGTGGATGCCCTCCTGGGGCGGGATGATCAACGGCCTGCTGACCCTGCGCGGCGCCTGGAACAAGGTGGCCGAGGAGCCGGTGCTGAAGTTCTACGTCGTCGCCATCACCTTCTACGGCATGTCGACCTTCGAAGGCCCGATGATGTCGATCAAGAGCGTCAACGCGCTCTCGCACTACACCGACTGGACGATCGCACACGTGCACGCGGGAGCGCTCGGTTGGGTCGGGTTCATGATCTTCGGCATGCTCTACTGGCTCGCTCCCCGCATCTTCCAGACTGAGCTCTACAGCAAGGCGCTGGCCACGACGCACTTCTGGATCGCGACGATCGGCATCGTGCTCTACGTCGTCTCGATTTGGACCGCGGGGATCACGCAGGGCCTGATGTGGCGCGCCTTCGACGAGAGCGGTCGCCTGGCCTACCCGGAGTTTGTCGAGACGGTGGTCAAGCTGCTGCCGATGTATTGGGTGCGGGCCCTTGGCGGCCTGCTCTATCTCAGCGGCGCGCTGCTGATGGGCTACAACCTGCTGCGGACCTGGCAGCGTCGCCCGGCCCAATACGCTGAGCCCAGCTACACGGCGCCCGCGCTGGCCCCCGACTTCGTCGAGCCGCCGCCGCCGCTCTCCCCGCTCGAGGCGTCGCACGCGCCCGTGGCGCAGATCGGGATCCGCCTGGAGAAGCTCTTGCTCGGCTACTGGCATCGCCGCTGGGAGGGGTTGCCGCTGCTGCTGACGGTGCTGACGGTGCTCGCGGTGGTCGTCGCCTCACTCTTCGAGATCCTGCCGACCTTCCTGATCCGATCGAACGTGCCGACGATCGCCAGCGTGCGCCCCTACACGCCGCTCGAGCTGGTAGGCCGCGACATCTACCTGCGCGAGGGCTGTTACAATTGCCACTCGCAGATGGTGCGCCCCTTTCGCGCGGAGACCGAGCGCTATGGCGAGTACAGCAAGGCCGGCGAGTTCGTCTACGACCACCCCTTTCAATGGGGCAGCCGCCGCATTGGCCCGGATCTGCACCGGGTCGGCGGCAAGTATCCGCATCTCTGGCACGTCGGGCATATGGACAATCCGCGCTCGATTCAGTCCGGCTCGATCATGCCCAGCTACGGCTGGCTGCTGCAGCACGACCTTGATTTCGGCGTGATTCAGCGGCGCGTCGACGCGATGGCGATGATCGGGGTGCCCTACGATCGGGCAGCGCTGACGCGAGCCGAGGCGCTGGCCAGGGCGCAGGCTCGTGAGCTCGCCGCCGTGGTCGTGAAGGAGGGCGGCGCGGCAGGATTGGAGGGCAAGGAGATCATCGCGCTGACGGCCTATCTGCAGCGGCTCGGCACCGACCTCAAGGCGCCGCCGCTGGCGGCCGGCGCTGCCGCTGGCGCCGGAGCGAGCCCTTGAGCCTCTCGGAGTCGGTCGCGCGCGCGGGGCTGGCGTTCTATGCCGAGGTGGCGCTGGTTATCTTCTTTGCGGTCTTCGCTGGCATCTTGCTGTATACGCTGGCGCGTCGTCATAG
The Pseudomonadota bacterium DNA segment above includes these coding regions:
- a CDS encoding ABC transporter ATP-binding protein encodes the protein MSPMIELWRVSKRFEGRAALDELTLSVAQGQTLALLGPSGSGKTTTLRLINRLVEPDGGAVLFQGQNVREVDPVTLRRRIGYVIQDAALFPHLTAGENVALVPRLLGWAPARLRARVEELFAWVDLPAEAFAGRYPAQLSGGQGQRVALARALAADPEVVLMDEPFSALDTISRRRLEQQFLAIKRELRKTIVLVTHNIGEAFRLADQVAVLAEGRLQALGTPAELRAEPGNELVSDLLRSLPGLEA
- a CDS encoding ABC transporter permease subunit, which produces MRRCRRSSARRRSFGARRACVVAAALALALHLGGVGSVGGAGGASALAATPSPPRLVVGAKRFTESAILAEVLAQLVERHLGLEVDRRFNLAGTDICFGALTHGAIDLYVEYSGTALRSILGDRRALAAAPALVTVRAALERRFGVAVLAPLGFDNTYALAMRRDRAFELGITRMSDLARRPLRFGFSPEFVGRADGLPGLRQQYVLQVGQLVELDHDLAYRALEEGAIDVLDAYATDAKLSGERLLVLVDDQHFFPPYDAVPLVRRDALRRFPGLESTLSLIAGRIDADTMCQLNAEVEGLGRTPNSVAARLLSRLGLGTVAVHHDARPRSFGGLMRARARKTLSLAGQHLLLTGVATLLACLIGVPLGMLAARRARLASLVLGLAGALQTVPSLALLAFMLPIFGIGTRPAIVALLIYGLLPIVRNTITGLRAVRPRLLEVGLGLGMTRGQLLRRVELPLAVPVILAGVRTATVITVGTATLAAFIGAGGLGEPIVSGLSMNDFRLVLSGALPAALLALALDAALFALERLATPRGLRLPPAAPRR
- a CDS encoding B12-binding domain-containing radical SAM protein; amino-acid sequence: MKILLVYSAFPVSYWGFQHSMPLIGRKASLAPLGLITLAALLPRSWQPRLIDLNVRPLDDQDLLWAEVVFVGGMRIQAPSMHEVVRRARAFGRRTVVGGPAPTTTPEEFADADVVFCGEAEGRIDELVAALTLPRGERRVLVAEERPPLASSPIPRFELLDLEAYASISVQYSRGCPFQCEFCDIIEIFGRVPRVKAPAQVLAELDALYACGYRGSVFFVDDNFIGNKASVRALLAALEPWQRARDFPFELYTEASVNLAADSELVSALVRAGFTAVFLGIETPSATALAAAGKRQNLALDLHEAVERLTAAGLEVMGGFIVGFDSDGVEAFAAQRAFLDGAPLPLAMIGLLIALPGTALWRRLAREGRLRSSTSGDHFARPNFEPAMDEALLLSGYAALLAALYSPAAYYARCAAFVGAAPRLPGGGKRLRAWHLMTMARCVWQVGIRAPYRLEFWRLLARALRQAPHQLTWVVGHVVMGEHMIRYTREQVLPRLAQARAELALERAAAADAPGVPAPARRQGGAPRSGQAAAVAALHAEG
- a CDS encoding sensor histidine kinase; translated protein: MARRLKHHSLLRTGALLWLLLAAVIVPALLSLAVGIIALVLWRAPFDIVFGVLVLCFAAMVLTGGVLSMLYLRRTARLAEMQTDFIANVSHELRTPLAGIRLLVETLTLGRAPAPEQRNAVLNRLAAEVHRLEDLVARILSWRRLESGAAVLQREPLQLAPLVEEAVAAVLAQTTAGPAPRLEVDLAAELPPIDGDREALLAALRNLLHNAIKFGADRGPVRIEARGVAGEVVVAVRDQGPGIPPSERKRIFERFYRVPAHDPARQGTGLGLAIVRRVVQGHRGRLRVESEQDAGTTFTMHLPVGRAARRGGPR
- a CDS encoding response regulator transcription factor, producing the protein MTSALATILVVEDDPSLALGLQLNLEAEGYRVLLARDGADGLRQALASAPDLIVLDRMLPRMEGLDLLAEVRERGHEMPVIIVSARGEVHDKLDGLGLGADDYMTKPFSVAELAARIQVALRRSRRSGRAAAVLRCGEVELDLDGHQVRRAGQEVLLTAKEFDLLAYLARHPRRVHSRDQLLVAVWGDDYEGTARTVDNFVRSLRVKLERDPAHPDYLVTVRGAGYRFDLPV